The Campylobacter concisus genome segment AAATTTTGTAGACAGCTAACATTTATCGTACCGCACGATCAGGTAAAAATTTGTCTTAAAAACATCTTTGATACACTGCTTATTCAAAAGCCAAATGCTACGCAGCTACAAGATGATTTAAATATTCTAATACCAAAATCAAACGCAAGAGACGAATTAATAAATTTCCTACTTTTAAATTTGACTTTAAATTTTAGTCACTCTTGCGACAATAGCACCTTCGTAGGTTATTTCGTAAATGCCGTTTCAAGAATCAAAGAAATTTTATGTGGTGCCAAAGACCAGCAAGAAACAAATGTAAAAGACATGATTGAAACCGGAACATTTTTTTATGAAGATCCGATCAATACATTCACTCGCATGAAAAAAGCCAAGGTAAGGCCAGAGCTTTTAAATTTATATGATGGACTAAATATAAAATATGAGGCTGAAATTTTAGAAATTAAAGAAGATAGTGTCGTTTTTCGCGTGGATATGATGCAAATTTTAGCTATGAAGCAAGACGGCAAAGGTTTTATTTTGCCAAATAGCTTTTTCTCAAAGCCTTTGTGTGCAGATATCATAAATTATAATATAACAGATAAAAGTGTTACTTTTTCAAATTTCTCGCTAAATACAACAATGTATGCGTACAAAAGAAAATTCCAACGTATTTTACCAAATCGTTTTACTAAAACTATTATCAAAGGCAAACAAGACAAGATCGAAGGTAGCCTTTATGATGTTTCCGAAGGCGGCATAAGTGTATTAAGTTCACAATCTGCAAATTTTAAAGATAACGAAGAATTAGAAGTCAATTTTGATCTCTTGATGTCTGAAAAAATGGTAAAAAGAGTTTCTTTAAGGCTAAAATTAGTTACTGAAATAACCTATAAAGGTTACATTAGATACTGTATGAAACTCATTGATGATGATGAAACGATAAAAGATTTTACGCAAAAGCGCATAAAAGAGACGCTTGACGAGCTTCGCTCACGTATAAATTTATACGAATAAGGCAATTAGTGAAAACCATACAAGAAAATTTAAAACTTTTTTACATCGGACTAAAAGATAAAGAGCCATTTTTTTATAAAAACAAGGACTTAACCACTCACGCAGCCATTATCGGTATGACTGGTAGCGGCAAAACAGGCCTTGGCATCACGCTTTTAGAAGAGGCCTGCATAGACAATATCCCTTCCATTATCATCGATCCAAAGGGCGATATCACAAATTTGGCCCTCACCTTTCCGCAGATGAGGCCGGAGGATTTTTTACCATACATAGATGAAGCAGAAGCAGCTAATAAAGGTCAAAGTGTAGAGGAATTTGCCGCTGCTCAAGCCGAGCTTTGGAAAAACGGCATAGAGTCGAGTTTTCAAGATCTTGAGCGAGTAAAAATTTTAAAAGAGAGCGCTAGCTTTAACATCTACACCCCAAAAAGCTCAGCTGGTATAGGCGTAGCGCTACTTAGTGACTTTGCCTGCCCAAATATTAGTGACGAAGAAATTTTTAGCAACTATATAAATTCGCTTGCAGCCTCGGTATTATCTCTTGTAGGTATAAATTACGAGGATATGAACTCAAAAGAACAGCTGCTCATCTCAACCATATTTGATACTAAATTTAAAGAGCAAAAAGATGTCAGCATAGAAGAGCTCATAAATTTCATCGCAAATCCGCCTTTTAAAAAGATAGGCGTTTTTGATGTCGATACCTTCTATCCAAGCAGTGAGCGCCTAAAGCTTGCCATGAAGATAAACGCACTCATCGCAAGTCCAAGCTTTAAGGGCTGGACGCAGGGTGTTAGACTTGAAATTTCAAAGATGCTTTTTGATGAAAACGGCAAAGCAAAGTGCAATATCTTTACGATCTCACACCTAAATGACGCTGAGAGGATGTTTTTTGTCACCCTTTTACTAAACGAGATAATCGCGTGGATGCGCGGCACAGAGGGCACTAGCTCACTTAGAGCGATCCTTTATATGGATGAAATTTTTGGATTTTTCCCACCAAATGCAAATCCACCATCAAAAACGCCTATGCTCACACTTTTAAAGCAAGCTCGTGCATTTGGTTTAGGCTGTGTCTTAAGTACGCAAAACCCAGTCGATCTTGACTACAAAGGCCTTAGCAACATCGGTACTTGGTTCATTGGCCGCCTCCAAACAGCCCAGGACAAAGCACGCGTTATAGACGGATTAAGTGGCATCGCAGGCTCAAGCTTAGATAAAGCTTCACTTGAAAATCTCATATCAAATTTAGCCAAAAGAAATTTCTTACTCAAAAATATAAATGAGGACGGCCTAAACGTCATCTCCACGCGCTGGGCACTTAGCTATCTAAAAGGCCCACTTAGCCGCGAACAAATTTCAAATTTGATGAAAAAGCAAAAAGAAAATTTATCTGATACAAGGATCGATAAAAGCGAGATGAAATTTAGTATAAAGCCCATAATCTCAAATGAGATCACGCAGCTTTATGCTAACTCAAAAAGCCTCACGCCAAATTTATTTGCAAGTGCGAAGGTGAGAATTTATGACATCAAAAAAGGTATCGATAGCGTTTATGAAGTAAGCTATCTTTATGAGCTAAATGAAAATGATAATGAGCCAAACTGGGATGAGGCTAGCGAAGGTTTGCACGTTGATGCAAGCGGAAATGAGCCAAGTGGTGCTAGCTTTGCAGCTGTGCCAAATTTCATTTTAAAAGCTAAAAATTTTGACAATATCCAAAAAGATTTTAAAGAGTATCTGTATAGAAATTTTAAATTTAATACCTTTGAGGCATTGGGAATTTATTCAAAAAACAATGAAACAAAGGAGCAGTTTTATATCAGGCTTCAAGATAGGTGCAATGAAATTTTAGAAGAACAAACTGCAAAACTCACAGCAAAATTTGAAAAAGAGCGAAAAAGCTTACAAGATAAGCTAAACAAGGCTCTAGCAAAGCTTGATAAAGAGCAAAAAGAGATGACCACAAGTGGGCTTGATGCTGCCATAAATATAGGCGCTAGCATACTTGGAGCGATATTTGGTAGCAAGCTTTTGTCTCGTCAAAATGCAGGCAAAATCGCATCAAGCGCAAGAAGCGCAAATAGAGTCTTAAAAGAGCGAAGTGACGTCAAGCTTAGCGAGCAAAGCGTAAATGACATAAATTTAGCCATTAGCGAACTTGAAGAGAAATTTGAAAAAGAAAGCGACACGCTAAAAGAAGCAAACGATATAAAAAATATCGCCATAAATGAAATACAAATTTCACCAAAGAAAAGCGATATCTATGACGAAAAAGTCGTACTTTTGTGGAGATGATTTATAAAATAATTAGTATTTTTTTACTATCATTTCTGTTAAATTTAAAAGGTAAAATATGCAAAATTTAATACTTTATGCCATTAGTTATCTACTTGGAAGCATTCCGTCTGGTCTCATTCTTGCAAAAATTTTTGGGCATGTTGATATAAAAAACGAAGGTAGCAAGAGCATCGGTGCGACAAATGTTTTAAGAGTCTTAAAACAAAAAGATCCAAAATTAGCCAAAAAACTAGCCATTTTAACGATAGTTTGTGACGTGTTAAAAGGCGTTTTACCACTCATGGTCGCCTCTTCTCTTGGTGCAAGCCAAAGCGTACTTTGGACGATGGCGGTTTTAAGCGTGGCTGGACATTGTTTTTCTATATTTTTGAGCTTTCAAGGCGGCAAAGGAGTCGCAACTGGAGCTGGAGTGATCGCATTTTTCTTACCAGTTGAGATCATAATCGCTCTTGTCGTTTGGTTTTTGGTCGGAAAATTTTTAAAAATTAGCTCTCTTGCTTCACTTTGCGCGTTGATAGCTCTGATTGCATCAAGCTTTATAATCCACCCAGAGCTAGATGAAATTTATACACATGCTCCGATACTAATCATCGCATTTTTGGTGGTTTATAAACACATACCAAATATCGTTCGTTTAATATCCGGTAAGGAGAAAAAAGTCGTATGAAAAGCGAGATGACGACGATCATTAAAGATTATAAATTTGAAACGATCATCGGAATGCTTGATTTTGAGCGAGTCACTAAGCAAGAGGTGCAAATGAATCTAGAAATTTGCTCAACTAGTTTTATTGATTATGTTTTGATTATTGACTTTGTTAAAAATTTTTATAATGAAAGACAGTTCCAAAGCGTTGAAGAGTCGCTTGAAGAAACCAGCAAAGCATTAAAAGAGAAATTTAGCTCACTCACTAGCCTTAAAATGGAAATTTTAAAAACTGAAATTTTACCAAATGCGGTTGTTGGAGCAAAAATAAACACTATTTTTTAAAAATTTATTAAACTATCTTGAAATATTGCTTAATTTATGATACAATCGCCCATAAATTTTAGTTTAAGGAAGCAAAATGCGTATTTTAATAGTTGAAGATGAAGTGACGCTAAATAAGACGATTGCTGAGGGCTTGCAGGAGTTTGGCTATCAAACTGATAGCTCTGAAAATTTTAAAGATGCTGAGTACTATATAGGCATTAGAAATTACGATCTAGTTTTGACTGATTGGATGCTTCAAGATGGCGATGGCATAGATCTTATAAACATCATCAAACATAAATCTCCACGCACTT includes the following:
- a CDS encoding pilus assembly protein PilZ produces the protein MDFKGRQELVINCEDSILKLRDKFIDDGIKFCRQLTFIVPHDQVKICLKNIFDTLLIQKPNATQLQDDLNILIPKSNARDELINFLLLNLTLNFSHSCDNSTFVGYFVNAVSRIKEILCGAKDQQETNVKDMIETGTFFYEDPINTFTRMKKAKVRPELLNLYDGLNIKYEAEILEIKEDSVVFRVDMMQILAMKQDGKGFILPNSFFSKPLCADIINYNITDKSVTFSNFSLNTTMYAYKRKFQRILPNRFTKTIIKGKQDKIEGSLYDVSEGGISVLSSQSANFKDNEELEVNFDLLMSEKMVKRVSLRLKLVTEITYKGYIRYCMKLIDDDETIKDFTQKRIKETLDELRSRINLYE
- a CDS encoding helicase HerA domain-containing protein yields the protein MKTIQENLKLFYIGLKDKEPFFYKNKDLTTHAAIIGMTGSGKTGLGITLLEEACIDNIPSIIIDPKGDITNLALTFPQMRPEDFLPYIDEAEAANKGQSVEEFAAAQAELWKNGIESSFQDLERVKILKESASFNIYTPKSSAGIGVALLSDFACPNISDEEIFSNYINSLAASVLSLVGINYEDMNSKEQLLISTIFDTKFKEQKDVSIEELINFIANPPFKKIGVFDVDTFYPSSERLKLAMKINALIASPSFKGWTQGVRLEISKMLFDENGKAKCNIFTISHLNDAERMFFVTLLLNEIIAWMRGTEGTSSLRAILYMDEIFGFFPPNANPPSKTPMLTLLKQARAFGLGCVLSTQNPVDLDYKGLSNIGTWFIGRLQTAQDKARVIDGLSGIAGSSLDKASLENLISNLAKRNFLLKNINEDGLNVISTRWALSYLKGPLSREQISNLMKKQKENLSDTRIDKSEMKFSIKPIISNEITQLYANSKSLTPNLFASAKVRIYDIKKGIDSVYEVSYLYELNENDNEPNWDEASEGLHVDASGNEPSGASFAAVPNFILKAKNFDNIQKDFKEYLYRNFKFNTFEALGIYSKNNETKEQFYIRLQDRCNEILEEQTAKLTAKFEKERKSLQDKLNKALAKLDKEQKEMTTSGLDAAINIGASILGAIFGSKLLSRQNAGKIASSARSANRVLKERSDVKLSEQSVNDINLAISELEEKFEKESDTLKEANDIKNIAINEIQISPKKSDIYDEKVVLLWR
- the plsY gene encoding glycerol-3-phosphate 1-O-acyltransferase PlsY; protein product: MQNLILYAISYLLGSIPSGLILAKIFGHVDIKNEGSKSIGATNVLRVLKQKDPKLAKKLAILTIVCDVLKGVLPLMVASSLGASQSVLWTMAVLSVAGHCFSIFLSFQGGKGVATGAGVIAFFLPVEIIIALVVWFLVGKFLKISSLASLCALIALIASSFIIHPELDEIYTHAPILIIAFLVVYKHIPNIVRLISGKEKKVV
- a CDS encoding dihydroneopterin aldolase, whose product is MKSEMTTIIKDYKFETIIGMLDFERVTKQEVQMNLEICSTSFIDYVLIIDFVKNFYNERQFQSVEESLEETSKALKEKFSSLTSLKMEILKTEILPNAVVGAKINTIF